CCCGCCAGGAACCCTGCCACGATCATGAGGGGCATCCGCTACCTCTACACCATCGTGGGCGGAATGCTCATCGCGCTGGGTGGCGCGCACCTGTCGCTGGCCTACACGCCCGGCTGGACCGAGGGCCTCACGGCGGGGCGCGGCTGGATCGCCGTCGCCCTGGTCATCTTCGCCACATGGGACCCGGTGCGCGCCGTGGTGGGCGCCATCCTGTTCGGCGGCATCAACGCCGTCCAGTTCCGCATGCAGGCGGCAGGCACGACCATCCCGGCGGCGTTTCTCAACATGCTGCCCTACGCCTTCACCATCGTAGTACTGGTGTTCGTTACATGGTGGGAAGGCATCCGCAAGCGCGTGGGCGCGCCCGCTGCCCTGGGCTTGCCCTACGCCCGCGAGGAGAAACGCTGATTCGGGAACCCGAAGCGTGCTCCGAGCGTCCTTTGGGTGGAAGCGGCTCGCGCAACGGCGGGAGAGTCCGTGCACCACAGCCGCATCCGAAGGATGGAAAAGATGAAGACACGCTTGGTGCTATGGGGGTTGCTGATAGTGCTCCTTGCGGCGTGCGCGGCGAAGAGGCCCGCCACGCTGACCGTGGACTTGAACGGCGGCGCGGCGATTCGGGAGATGATGTCGCTGGAACAACTGGCCCGCGACGCCGACCGAATCGTGGTAGGCACGGTGGTCTCGTCCGAGAGCGCGTGGAACGCCGACCGAACCGCCATTTTCACCACGGTGCGCCTGCGCGTGAGCGAGGCGGTGAAGGGCGCCAAGCCGCGCGAGGTCGTGCTGCGCATGGAGGGGGGCCAGGTGGGAGACATCGCCCAGGCGGTGAGCGGCGGCGTGTCGCTTGAGGATGGCCAGCAGGTGGTGCTGTTCCTGAAAGGTGCCGCGGTGCTCGGTGGGCCGCAGGGCGTGTACGCGGTGGAGGACGGCACAATCGGCGACATGTCGTTGGCGGCGTTTCTGGACGCGGTCCGCGCCGCCGCCCGCCCGTAGGAGTGCAACGGCGCGGTTCCGAAGTCCGCCGCCTGCCCATGCGAAGGACAGCCCGTCCCCTCGCGCCGCTCGCGGGGAGAGGGTTCGGGTGAGGGGTGGTCAGCATGCGTAGGGCGGCTTTCCATAGCCGCCCGTCCCCTCGCCCCGCCCGCGGGGAGAGGGTTAGGGTGAGGGGCCACCCCTGCCCCACAAGCACCCCCTACGCGATAAACCCCTTGCTGCGCAGAAGCGCCTCAACCCGCCGCCGATGCGCCTCGGGCACGCGCACGCACGACGGCCCGACAGTCTGGCCCAACAGCGGCCCGATCTCCGGGTCGGCGCGAATCTCCGCCAGAATCTCTGCCGAGTCCGCCTCCAGGAGCACGGCGCGGGACAACCGCGCTCGGCCCCTGCGCATCGCCCACTCGCGAATGCGCGCCAGGATGCCCTCGGGGGCCTGCCCCGCGCTCGCCTGCGCGATAAACTTCACCACCGCGTCCACGTTCACGCCCTGGCTCAGAATCCGCGCCAGCGACACGGGCTTGATCTCGTACACTGCGCCGTCGCCGTCGCTCACCCACGTGGCAAAGCGCTCCAACTGGAAGCGGTGCAGGAGATTCCCGTCGGCGGGCCAGCGCACCCGCCCGTCGTCCCCAACCGTGATCGGCGCGAACTCCGCCGCTGGCTCCACCTCGCCGCCATGCAGCCACGCCCATCCCCACTCGGTGAGCGCGAAGAGCACGTCGCCCGTCTGAGCATCGCGGCCCAGGTCCGCCGCGCCCACGTAGTGCATCGCCCCTGCGACAATTTGCGCAATCAGGCGGCCCTCCACCTCATCCCAGTGCTCAAACCCCCTGAGGTACTGGCCCGTTTTCACATCCCGAATGTACCAGGATTCGTAGTCGCCGCCCGTGCGCTGAAAGTCAGGCGCGTACTCGCGGATCGTCTGCGCCACCTGCTTGAGCGAATACCAAGTTCCAGCCTCGCACCCCTTCAGCAAGTCCAGAAGCCGCTGGCGCGTGCGCACGGGGTCGTGGCTCCAGCCGCTCCCTTCGCAGCGAATCTCCGCGATGCGCCGCAATTCATCCCAGCCTTCGTCGGCCACCCACGCCGACCACATTTGACTTTGCCGTGTGGGTGTGGGCGCGCTCAACCAGGCTCGCGCCGCATCCGACGCCGGCCTGATTCGGTCGCCTGCCCTGCGCACCAACTTCAGCCGCCCGACGACGCGAAGCAGCCACTGCGCACGCATAGGCACGAACGTCGCGAACGGGGGCGGGGACATGGGCCGCCAAACCCAGCGCCGCCGCCACGCCGACTCATCCTGGGGCGAAAGCCCGCGCCCGCGCACGTAGCGAGGCTGGTGGTTCTGCACGTAGGCCAGGAACGTGCACACGTCCACCGATGCCGTATCCAGCGCTCGCCATACCTGTGCAGGCGGGTCGCGCGGCTCAAACGGCAAGCCCGCCTGCGCCCTGGGCGGCGGCAGCAGAGGCAGCACGTCCGAGGGGATGAACAAAAACGCCACGCGCTCGTCCGCATAGTCGGCGAACGCCTTGAAGAGAAATCCCAGGAACCACAGCCGCTCGGTGGCGCTGACAGGCGCAAGCCAGGGTTGTTCCAGCATCAGCCTGCCGTCGCCCATGGGGCGAATCTCCCCGAATCGCCGCATGAACGGGTCGGCCCGCACCCTGCCCCCCGCCGCCTGCACCGTCTCCAGCGCCTCGCGCTCCTGGGGGTTCAGGATTTCCAGCGCCTCGGCCACGGATTCAGGGCGCAGCATCTGGTCGGCCAGGAAGCGCGCCGCCTGCACCCGATTGTTGGTGGGCAGGTCTATGCCCCGCGCCGCCGCCAGTGCGCGCAGCCGCGCCACCGAGTAGTCCAACAAGCATTCCGCCAGTTCTCGCATCGCGGCCCTCGTGGGATGGAATCTTCGGCGGTATTATACGTGCCGCGCCGCGCGCCGACAACCGCACTCTCTTCGCGACCTGGCTCCAAACCCTGTTGGTCGCGGCATGGGTCCAGGTGCGACGCACTTCCGAAAGTGCGTCGCACCTTATAGAACCGCACCTTGTCGCGCCCTTGCGCCCGATGTTGCGCGCCGCACGGAAACGACTATACTGGATGCGCATGGAGGTGATCGGCATGTCCGAATACGCGCCCAAGAACAAGGTCGGATTCGTAACCGCGCTCTGGAATCGGGTGCGGCTCGCGTGGAGGCTGTTCCGCGACCCGCGCGTGCCTCTGTGGCCCAAAATCGTGGTTCCCACTGTCGCGCTCGCCTACGTGATCTTCCCGCTGGACATCCTGCCCGATCTCACGCCCTTCGTGGGCCAACTGGACGACCTGACGCTCCTGGCCCTGGGCCTGCAGGCCTTCATCTCCCTCTGCCCCAGGGACGTGGCCGCCGAGCACATGGCGCGCCTGCGGGGCGCCTCTGTGAAGCCTGCCCCCGAAGGCGAAGTGGTGGAAGGCGAGTACACCGTCCACCAGGATTGATCGCCAAACGAAAGCGCCCGAAGCAGGGCGCCGAAGTAGCGCCTGGGCTTCGGGCGCGACGCCACACGAGGAAGGCCCTACTTGATCAGGGTGCGCCCCCGATCAAAGGCCCGCAGGTTCATCTCCACGTACTTGGGCGGCACCCGCTCCTCTATCGCGGCGCGCCACACCGCCGCGTCCACATCCAGCAGCGTCGACAGCGCCCCCAGCATCACCACGTTGTTCACGCGGGCGCTTCCAACCTCCTGGGCCACCTTCAGGCTGGGAATAAGGTAGAGCCTATCGGTAACCGCCTTGAACGCGGCCAGAAACCGCTCGTCCGACGGGTACTCGGCCCCGCCTGAACTCACCGCCACCGGCGGAATCTCCTGATCGTTGACCAGCGCCACGCCGCCAGGCTTCAGCCAATCCACGTGGCGCAGCGCCTCCAGTTTCTCAAACGCCACAAGGAAATCGGCCTCGCCCTTGCCGATGAGCGGGGAATACACCTTCTCGCTCCAGCGCACGTGGCTGATGACGCTGCCGCCCCGCTGGGCCATCCCGTGCACTTCCGACTTCTTGGCTTCCAGGCCAGCCTCAAGCCCAACCTGCGCGATCACGTCGCTGGCAAGGAGCGTGCCCTGACCGCCCACACCGACGACAGTGAAATCTACGCTCTTCATAGTCCTTCCTCCCTGATTGGATCACCTGCAACTGCTTGCGATTTCCCACCCCTCTGTCCGCCTGCCGCACCTCGCCCCCAGCCTTCGGCCGTCCCCCTCTCCGCCGGCGGAGAGGGGGATTGAGGGGGTGAGGTCAGACCCCCCGCCCGCCTTCGGGGGATTGAGGGGGTGAGGTCAAGCCTCCGACTGCTCCAGAACCTGCGCCCGGAACAGGATGGCCTTGCGCCCGCACACCTGCGCGCACACCTCGCACCCCGTGCACAGCAGCGCATCAATGGACGCCTTACCGTCGGGGCGCTTCACGATGGCCGGGCAGCCGACCCGGAAGCACAGCCCGCACCCGTTGCACCGCTCCTCGTCCACCCGCAACGGCACGTACCGCTTGCGCGCCTCGGGCAGCAGTGCGCACTCGCCCCGAACCACCAGCGCCGACGCCTCGTCCCGCTTCAGCGCCTCTCGCAGCGCCCGCTCCACCTCGCGCAGATCAAAGGCGTCCAGCGTCTGCACGTGATCCATCCCCAGCGCCCGCAGCAGCGGCTCAAACTCAATCTCCTTCGTCTCCTGGCCTTGGAGCGTGCGGCCGGTGCCCGGGTTGTCCTGGTGGCCGGTCATGGCCGTTACGCGGTTGTCCAGCACGACGGTAATCGCCTTGCCTTTGTTGTAGGCCACGTTCAGCAGCGCCGGCATGCCCGTGTGGAAGAACGTGGAATCGCCCAGCACAGCGATGTTGCGCTCGGGCGAACCGGCCTTGTCGGCGCCGTGGGCCACCCCGATGCTGGCCCCCATGCACCCGCACGTATCCGTGGAATTCAGCGGGGGCAGCGCGCCCAGCGTATAGCACCCGATGTCGCCGTTGATGGGCAGTTTCAGTTTCCGCGTGATGACGTAGAACCCCCGATGCGGGCACCCGGGACACAGCACCGGCGGCCGTCCGGGCAGGCTCCCCACGTCGGGCACGATGTACGTCTTCCGCACCGACTCGGGCAGCAGGCCCGCTGCGACGGCCTGCTCGCGAACCGTGCGCGGATCCATCTCGCCAATGCCCGAGAAGATGGACTTTCCCTCCACCCAGATGCCCAGCAGTTTGATCTCGTTCTCCACGAAGGGATCCAATTCCTCCAGGACGATGGCCCGCTCCACCTGCCCCACGAACTCCCGCACCATCTTCGGCGGTATCGGGTAGGTCATCCCCAACTTCAGGATGGATGCCGTGGGGAAGATTTCCTTGGCGTACTGATAGGCCACGCCGCACGTTACGATCCCCAGGCTTCGGTCGCCCCACTCAATGCGGTTGAACGGGAAAGTCTCCGCGAACTCCGTGAGTTTGCGGATGCGCTCCTCAATGACCGGATGCCGCTTGCGCGCGTTCACCGGCAGCATCACATACTTCTCAAACTTGCGCGGATAGGTCGGCAGCGGGGGCGGGCCTTCCCGACGCTCGCCCAGTTCCACCGGCGTGCTGGAATGGGCGATGCGTGTCGTGATGCGCAGCATGACCGGCGTGTCAAACCGCTCGCTGATGTCCAGCGCCGCGCCCACCAAATCTTTCGCCTCCTGGCTGTCCACCGGCTCCACCACCGGCACGCGGGCGAACTTACCAAAGTTGCGGTTGTCCTGCTCGTTCTGCGAACTGTGCATGGACGGATCGTCGGCAGACACGATGACCAGCCCGCCTTCTATGCCTGTCATGGACGCGTAGAAGAACGCATCGGCGGCCACGTTCAGGCCCACGTGCTTCATGGTGGACATGGCGCGCCGGCCCGCATACGCCGCCCCGATGGCTACGTCCAGCGCCACCTTCTCGTTGGTGGCCCACTCGGCGTACACGTTGGGGTAACGCGCAAACTCCTCCAGAATCTCGGTACTCGGTGTCCCCGGATAGGCCGACGCCACGGCCACGCCGTACTCCCACGCGCCGCGCGCGATCGCCTCATTTCCCGACAGCAATTTTCGCATTCCACACCTCCCTGTGGTAATCGGTGCCTCTATCCATCTCCTCGGCGGCGGAGTTCTACACCTCCCACCCGCGCCAGGAGTTCAAAGTACTGAACCAGCGCCTGGGTCTGCCGCGATCCCGTCTCGGCCTCCAAGAGGTCGGCGATGTCCGATAGCGACCGCTCGCCGTCCGCCCAGTACAGCGCCAGGACGGGCATCGTCCGCCCGAATGCCTCATGCTCTTTGCTGAAACGGTGGAAGGCCTCGCGGTCGCCCGGCTTGATGAGCAGATCGCCCACCGACAGCGGCCCCCGGAACCGCCGCACGGGAATCAGGCTGGCGGCCTTTTCCTCCCACTCGCCCGACGGCGGCGCGCCAGGCTCCCCCGCCTCCTCGCCCAGGAACGAGGCCGCGCGTCGCAACTCGCCGTCCGCGAACGCCGCGCATTCCGCCTGGAACGGCGCTACATCCACAGGAGCCAGGCGGCGCAAGGTGGCCAGCGCCTCGGATTGCCGCGCCGTGGCAAATGCCACCTCTCGCCGCAATTTCGCCACGCTGCCCTTGCTGCTCCCTGCTGCCATCGCCGCCTGGGCGCGCCGCAGGATGTCCACCTTGAACCGAGCCGTCATCTCGTGGGCAAGCCACTCGGCTTCCTTCGGCCCCGCGTTCGCAACCCAATACCCGTAGGCCGCCGCGAGCGCCGCCACCGTCCCCATCATCTTGGGGCTGACTTTGTCCAGCGTGTCCTCGCTCGTGTGGTAATACCGGTCGGGCCACTGGATGATCATCGGCGTCGGCACGCCCACGCTGGGATCCGACAGAATGTAATGATCGCTCCCGCCCGAAAAAGGCGTGTCGGCGTACCGGTACAGCGGAAACTCGCCCTGGCCCGCGTGGCTCTTGGCGTCGCCCAGCAGCAGGTCGCGGATATGCCGCGCCACGGTCGGCGCGAAACTGCTCATGGACGCCGGCGGCGACTCCACCAGGAGCGAACTGCCGCACTGGTCCTGATCCTCACCCACCATGTCCAGGTTCAGCCCCGCAACCATGAGGGGAATATCCTGCTCGCGCGACGCCAGATACGCATACGTGCCCGACATCTCCGGCACCCACAGGAACCGCAGCGTGCGTCGCGGCTTGGCCAGCCGCCCGTCGGCCACGCAGGCGGCCAGGGCCCGCGCCACTTCCATCAGCGCCCCCGCCCCCGACGCGTTGTCGTTGGCCGATGGCTGCGGGTGGCACAGGTGCGCGACGAGCAGCACTTCCTCGGCGGTCTCCCCGCGAATGACCGCTTCCACCACCTCCATCTGGCCCGCGTAGCGCGACGAATCCACGTGGACCCGCACGCGGACCGCCTTGCCTTCGGCGCGGGCCTTGCGGCATCGTTCTCGCAGCGTGTCGCCCTGGCGCGGCGTCAGCACGAATCCGAAGACCGACAGGTGCTCGCCGCCGCGGAACCAGAACGACGTGTACTGGCGGGCGTCGGGCAAATCAATGCGCTCGCGCACGGGTGGCGTCTTCATCATCCCGTCAAACAGCACGCCCGCCGCCCCGCGCTCCCGAACCGCCAAATCCATGATGCGGTCCATGGGTGCGCGCGCCAGCACCACCTTGCCCTCCAGGTCCAGGCCCTCGTAGTCGGCACGCTCCTCGCCCCCCTCCAGCGCCACAACTTCAAAATCCCCGTCCGCGGGCGCGCTCCGCTGGATCACCGAAATCTTCTCGTCACGATAGTCCGCCAGTTTCTCCGTCGGCTGACCGTCTTCCCCCAGCAGGTGGAGCGTCGCCGCCTTGCAATCCCATTCCAGGAACGTGCGCATGGACCAGAAGGCCGTTGCGCCGTCGGCAGGATACGACAGAACGCGCACCTCCAGGCCCGCGTCCCTGAGCGTCTCCGCGACGTGCTGCGCCGCCGCGCGGAATCCGGGGCTGGCCTGAATGCGATGGTAGCGGGTAATCTCGGCCACGTGGTTTTTCGCCGCCGCCCCCGAAATCTCCTTGCGAAGCGTTGCCATCAATGAGTCAAACATGCATTCCCTCCTTGCGCCTAGCGCGCATAGGGTGCCAGATACCACAGGATGAACTCGCGCCCGTACAGGAGCGCGAATGCGGCCCCCAGCACCAGGTACGGGCCATAGGCGATGGCGCTCTTGCGACCCACGCGGCGCAGGGCCAACATCACCCCTGCTCCAACCCCGCCGAGCAAGATGCCCACCAGGATCGCCACCAGCACCACCGGGAACCCCGTCGCCAGGCCCACAAACCCCATGAGCGTAACGTCGCCACCGCCCAGCCCGCCCCGGGCGATCACGGCCAGCACAAAGAACAACCCGAAACCAATGGCCCCGCCAATGAGCGCCTTTACCGGCGTCATGTGAGGCATGAAGAAACTCGCCACCAGCGCCAGCCCCATGGCCGGATAGGTAACCACGTCCAAAATCAGGCGGTGCTCCAGGTCCGTAACGGTAACCAGGACAAGCACCGCGAAGTAGAGGGCCAGGAAGACAAACTGCACCCCAACCCCGTATCGCCAGGCCAAGAAGCCGAAGATGGCAGCAGTTGCCAGTTCCACGATGGGCGCGCGCAGCCCTCGCCCCGCACCGCACTGCGGACAGCGACTCCACCCGGCCCAATCCGCGATCACCCCCGCCAGGCTCAACGGACGCCGAGCCGCGCCGCACGCAGAACATCGGGGAAACTGAAAGGGAGATTGCCGAGGTTCGGCGGGAAGAAAATCGGCGCACAGGTTCAGGAACACGCCGACGCAGTATCCAAGTAGCGCTGCTGCGACTATCATCCCCATACTCTCTGCGCAATCTGGCCTGTCGCCGCATTATACCACGGTTGGCCTCAATCACAAACCGCGAGAGCGTGGAGCACATTGCCAATTTGCTCCACGCGGGCGGGGGTGAATCGCCGCATGGTCGCGCGGAGTTGAGCCCCCGCGCTGAGAGAAAAAAACCTTTCGGGCTGGCCCTTCAGCAGGGTGGGCGCAGCGCACCTGCACACCGCACCCCTGCGCTTTCGGCCTCCCCCTCTCACCGCCCGCGTAGAGGGGGAAACGAGGGGGTGCAGTCCGGCGCGATTGCTTCGCTCGCAATGACAAGAGGGCACAACGTGCGGCGCACTTTCGGAATTGCGTCGCACCCATGCCCATGGCGCGGGGCGAAGTCCCAAGACAGTCCC
Above is a genomic segment from Chloroflexota bacterium containing:
- a CDS encoding DUF1232 domain-containing protein, whose protein sequence is MRMEVIGMSEYAPKNKVGFVTALWNRVRLAWRLFRDPRVPLWPKIVVPTVALAYVIFPLDILPDLTPFVGQLDDLTLLALGLQAFISLCPRDVAAEHMARLRGASVKPAPEGEVVEGEYTVHQD
- a CDS encoding prepilin peptidase, translated to MIVAAALLGYCVGVFLNLCADFLPAEPRQSPFQFPRCSACGAARRPLSLAGVIADWAGWSRCPQCGAGRGLRAPIVELATAAIFGFLAWRYGVGVQFVFLALYFAVLVLVTVTDLEHRLILDVVTYPAMGLALVASFFMPHMTPVKALIGGAIGFGLFFVLAVIARGGLGGGDVTLMGFVGLATGFPVVLVAILVGILLGGVGAGVMLALRRVGRKSAIAYGPYLVLGAAFALLYGREFILWYLAPYAR
- a CDS encoding indolepyruvate oxidoreductase subunit beta; translated protein: MKSVDFTVVGVGGQGTLLASDVIAQVGLEAGLEAKKSEVHGMAQRGGSVISHVRWSEKVYSPLIGKGEADFLVAFEKLEALRHVDWLKPGGVALVNDQEIPPVAVSSGGAEYPSDERFLAAFKAVTDRLYLIPSLKVAQEVGSARVNNVVMLGALSTLLDVDAAVWRAAIEERVPPKYVEMNLRAFDRGRTLIK
- a CDS encoding DUF4910 domain-containing protein; translation: MFDSLMATLRKEISGAAAKNHVAEITRYHRIQASPGFRAAAQHVAETLRDAGLEVRVLSYPADGATAFWSMRTFLEWDCKAATLHLLGEDGQPTEKLADYRDEKISVIQRSAPADGDFEVVALEGGEERADYEGLDLEGKVVLARAPMDRIMDLAVRERGAAGVLFDGMMKTPPVRERIDLPDARQYTSFWFRGGEHLSVFGFVLTPRQGDTLRERCRKARAEGKAVRVRVHVDSSRYAGQMEVVEAVIRGETAEEVLLVAHLCHPQPSANDNASGAGALMEVARALAACVADGRLAKPRRTLRFLWVPEMSGTYAYLASREQDIPLMVAGLNLDMVGEDQDQCGSSLLVESPPASMSSFAPTVARHIRDLLLGDAKSHAGQGEFPLYRYADTPFSGGSDHYILSDPSVGVPTPMIIQWPDRYYHTSEDTLDKVSPKMMGTVAALAAAYGYWVANAGPKEAEWLAHEMTARFKVDILRRAQAAMAAGSSKGSVAKLRREVAFATARQSEALATLRRLAPVDVAPFQAECAAFADGELRRAASFLGEEAGEPGAPPSGEWEEKAASLIPVRRFRGPLSVGDLLIKPGDREAFHRFSKEHEAFGRTMPVLALYWADGERSLSDIADLLEAETGSRQTQALVQYFELLARVGGVELRRRGDG
- the iorA gene encoding indolepyruvate ferredoxin oxidoreductase subunit alpha — its product is MRKLLSGNEAIARGAWEYGVAVASAYPGTPSTEILEEFARYPNVYAEWATNEKVALDVAIGAAYAGRRAMSTMKHVGLNVAADAFFYASMTGIEGGLVIVSADDPSMHSSQNEQDNRNFGKFARVPVVEPVDSQEAKDLVGAALDISERFDTPVMLRITTRIAHSSTPVELGERREGPPPLPTYPRKFEKYVMLPVNARKRHPVIEERIRKLTEFAETFPFNRIEWGDRSLGIVTCGVAYQYAKEIFPTASILKLGMTYPIPPKMVREFVGQVERAIVLEELDPFVENEIKLLGIWVEGKSIFSGIGEMDPRTVREQAVAAGLLPESVRKTYIVPDVGSLPGRPPVLCPGCPHRGFYVITRKLKLPINGDIGCYTLGALPPLNSTDTCGCMGASIGVAHGADKAGSPERNIAVLGDSTFFHTGMPALLNVAYNKGKAITVVLDNRVTAMTGHQDNPGTGRTLQGQETKEIEFEPLLRALGMDHVQTLDAFDLREVERALREALKRDEASALVVRGECALLPEARKRYVPLRVDEERCNGCGLCFRVGCPAIVKRPDGKASIDALLCTGCEVCAQVCGRKAILFRAQVLEQSEA
- a CDS encoding helicase-associated domain-containing protein translates to MRELAECLLDYSVARLRALAAARGIDLPTNNRVQAARFLADQMLRPESVAEALEILNPQEREALETVQAAGGRVRADPFMRRFGEIRPMGDGRLMLEQPWLAPVSATERLWFLGFLFKAFADYADERVAFLFIPSDVLPLLPPPRAQAGLPFEPRDPPAQVWRALDTASVDVCTFLAYVQNHQPRYVRGRGLSPQDESAWRRRWVWRPMSPPPFATFVPMRAQWLLRVVGRLKLVRRAGDRIRPASDAARAWLSAPTPTRQSQMWSAWVADEGWDELRRIAEIRCEGSGWSHDPVRTRQRLLDLLKGCEAGTWYSLKQVAQTIREYAPDFQRTGGDYESWYIRDVKTGQYLRGFEHWDEVEGRLIAQIVAGAMHYVGAADLGRDAQTGDVLFALTEWGWAWLHGGEVEPAAEFAPITVGDDGRVRWPADGNLLHRFQLERFATWVSDGDGAVYEIKPVSLARILSQGVNVDAVVKFIAQASAGQAPEGILARIREWAMRRGRARLSRAVLLEADSAEILAEIRADPEIGPLLGQTVGPSCVRVPEAHRRRVEALLRSKGFIA